A window of the Glaciimonas sp. CA11.2 genome harbors these coding sequences:
- a CDS encoding response regulator gives MIMRLPNYEVVGTARDGKEAIQNAVLLQPDLILMDLSMPGINGIEATAQIKRRLPNIRILALTGYKTDEYVREAFRAGADGYALKDSSYEEFIGAMHTVVTGKKFICPDLSVHLIDIILRGDAEPATVARWSTLTSRERSIIKLIAEGRTNRLAAEFLNISSKTVEKHRANLMHKLGLKNATELVLFALNMGLIENKNEPKTVVISD, from the coding sequence ATGATCATGCGACTGCCCAACTATGAAGTTGTTGGTACAGCGCGGGACGGCAAGGAGGCAATACAGAATGCTGTTCTTTTGCAACCCGATCTGATTTTAATGGATCTGTCCATGCCTGGCATCAATGGGATTGAAGCTACTGCACAAATAAAACGACGCCTGCCTAACATCCGTATCCTTGCGCTAACAGGATATAAAACCGACGAATACGTACGCGAGGCGTTTCGGGCCGGGGCGGATGGCTATGCACTCAAAGATTCTTCGTATGAAGAATTTATTGGTGCGATGCATACCGTCGTTACGGGGAAAAAATTCATCTGTCCAGACTTGTCTGTGCACCTGATCGATATTATTTTACGCGGCGACGCAGAGCCGGCAACCGTTGCCCGGTGGAGTACACTGACCTCCCGTGAACGCAGCATCATTAAGCTAATCGCGGAAGGTCGTACGAATCGCTTGGCTGCTGAGTTTCTTAACATCAGCTCTAAGACAGTCGAAAAGCATCGGGCCAATTTGATGCACAAACTTGGGCTTAAGAATGCAACAGAACTTGTGCTATTTGCGTTGAATATGGGATTAATTGAAAACAAAAACGAACCCAAGACTGTAGTAATCTCGGATTAG
- a CDS encoding porin gives MMVSTVNEPHAKRYVRCSPRVDNAIGIFSPDMSGFKIQGAFARVAVGGGTPLPEVSGNNNMHLAAEYEKGPLYIGVNYEEISNTSLVYKVKRTGAGTSYPFSDQWKLFAAVDRESAYTRVVVRLANPRLLQSWVRFCFQLIPYSTQIAQVLLHS, from the coding sequence ATGATGGTGTCTACAGTAAATGAACCGCACGCCAAAAGATATGTTCGGTGCAGTCCCCGAGTGGACAATGCGATTGGCATTTTTTCGCCAGATATGAGCGGGTTCAAAATCCAGGGGGCGTTTGCGAGAGTAGCTGTTGGCGGCGGCACACCGTTGCCGGAGGTTAGTGGCAATAACAATATGCATTTGGCGGCCGAATACGAAAAAGGGCCACTGTATATTGGCGTTAATTATGAAGAGATTAGTAATACATCCTTAGTTTATAAAGTAAAGCGGACTGGCGCGGGAACATCTTATCCATTTAGTGATCAATGGAAGCTATTCGCGGCAGTGGATAGGGAGTCTGCCTATACTCGAGTGGTTGTGCGATTAGCTAATCCGAGATTACTACAGTCTTGGGTTCGTTTTTGTTTTCAATTAATCCCATATTCAACGCAAATAGCACAAGTTCTGTTGCATTCTTAA
- a CDS encoding porin, translated as MGTLSSTAFAQTNVTMYGVIDTAIRYTNNQVTSNGKLGSQTAMTEGAFQGSRVGFKGEEDLGGGTSAVFKLENGFQSNNGAIDQQGQIFGRQAFVGLKDKSWGELDLGRQYGIANDLLSNYDPLGIGNFNENEWASFYYGTRFDNTLKYTKSFGPVTAELQYSVGERAGQTSIGATSGAALSYTQGPLSIGGVYQQSKDANSALLKVAGLGGSYVAGPATLYVQYFNAKRDPGFAKAASNSGGALANTTLLSNAGNTLKRTDSVWTAGILYQATAVTSFILGYMSDSIKNVSSAGDSGRVSTLYAVADYNFSKRTDIYVEIDRTSLSGGEIQDVNGVMPFAGASLGAGSANAASTRNGVGIGLRHKF; from the coding sequence ATGGGCACATTATCCTCTACGGCATTTGCGCAAACGAACGTCACGATGTATGGCGTGATCGATACTGCCATCCGTTACACAAATAATCAGGTGACATCAAACGGTAAATTAGGCAGCCAGACGGCGATGACCGAAGGGGCTTTTCAGGGTTCGCGTGTTGGATTTAAGGGAGAGGAAGACCTGGGTGGAGGGACCTCCGCCGTGTTTAAACTTGAAAACGGTTTCCAGAGCAACAATGGCGCGATTGACCAGCAAGGGCAGATCTTCGGCCGTCAGGCATTTGTCGGTCTAAAGGACAAGAGTTGGGGTGAGCTCGACCTTGGGCGCCAATATGGTATTGCCAATGACCTACTGAGCAACTACGATCCTTTGGGGATTGGTAACTTCAACGAAAACGAATGGGCCTCCTTCTACTATGGCACCCGCTTTGACAACACGTTGAAGTACACCAAGAGCTTTGGCCCGGTCACGGCTGAACTTCAATACTCGGTCGGAGAGAGGGCAGGGCAAACCAGCATTGGCGCAACAAGCGGTGCCGCACTGAGTTATACGCAAGGCCCGTTGAGCATCGGCGGCGTTTATCAGCAATCGAAGGATGCCAACTCTGCGTTGCTCAAGGTCGCCGGCTTGGGCGGATCGTATGTTGCTGGTCCAGCGACCCTGTACGTGCAATACTTCAACGCCAAGCGTGATCCTGGTTTCGCCAAGGCGGCGTCCAATAGTGGTGGGGCGCTTGCCAATACCACCTTGCTTTCCAACGCAGGCAATACGCTCAAGCGTACCGATAGCGTGTGGACTGCGGGCATCTTGTATCAGGCTACAGCGGTTACTAGCTTTATCCTCGGCTACATGAGTGATTCGATTAAAAACGTTTCGTCCGCAGGCGACAGCGGCAGGGTCTCGACCCTCTATGCGGTTGCTGATTACAATTTCTCCAAGCGCACAGATATCTACGTTGAAATCGACCGCACGTCCCTGTCCGGCGGTGAAATCCAGGATGTCAACGGGGTCATGCCGTTTGCCGGCGCCAGCCTCGGAGCCGGCAGCGCCAATGCCGCCTCAACGCGCAACGGTGTAGGTATCGGTCTGCGGCACAAGTTTTAA
- the istB gene encoding IS21-like element helper ATPase IstB has protein sequence MNANSAALSETTTVAPQVLLVNHFKALKLPTFAREYEKVGADCAREGVDYPRYLLRLCELERIDRERRTMERRIRLARFPVTKSLDTFDFMAMPTLNKSLVLELTRCEWIDKRENVIALGPSGVGKTHTALALGLAACQKGHSVAFTTAAALVHELMEARDEKRLRALQKQLTNVKLLIIDELGYVPFTAVGAELLFEVFSRRYEHGATLVTSNLPFDEWTSVLGSERLTGALLDRLTHHVHILEMNGESYRLATSKKRQQRNVKPNSTAEKGGANP, from the coding sequence ATGAACGCCAACAGCGCGGCGCTGTCCGAGACCACCACGGTGGCACCGCAGGTACTGTTGGTCAACCACTTCAAAGCCCTGAAGCTGCCGACCTTTGCCCGGGAGTATGAGAAGGTCGGCGCCGACTGCGCGCGTGAAGGCGTAGATTACCCACGCTATTTATTACGGTTGTGCGAACTCGAACGTATCGACCGTGAACGCCGCACGATGGAGCGGCGCATCCGTCTGGCCAGGTTTCCGGTGACCAAGAGTCTGGATACCTTCGACTTCATGGCGATGCCAACCTTAAACAAATCCCTGGTGCTCGAACTGACACGCTGTGAGTGGATTGATAAGCGCGAGAACGTCATCGCGTTAGGACCTTCGGGTGTTGGCAAGACGCATACTGCGCTGGCACTAGGATTAGCTGCCTGTCAGAAAGGACACAGCGTTGCCTTTACGACGGCCGCCGCCCTGGTCCATGAACTGATGGAAGCGCGTGACGAGAAACGACTGCGTGCCTTGCAAAAGCAACTGACTAACGTGAAGTTACTGATTATCGATGAACTGGGCTATGTGCCGTTCACAGCGGTCGGTGCGGAATTGTTGTTTGAGGTCTTTAGCCGACGCTATGAGCACGGTGCCACGCTGGTGACCTCGAATTTACCGTTTGACGAGTGGACCAGCGTCCTCGGTTCGGAGCGGCTGACTGGCGCCTTGCTTGACCGGCTTACCCATCACGTCCACATCCTGGAAATGAACGGCGAATCGTATCGATTGGCCACCAGCAAGAAACGGCAACAGCGCAATGTCAAACCAAACAGCACTGCTGAAAAAGGAGGGGCCAACCCGTAA